In Macadamia integrifolia cultivar HAES 741 chromosome 5, SCU_Mint_v3, whole genome shotgun sequence, a single window of DNA contains:
- the LOC122079569 gene encoding protein argonaute 2-like — MLNKEEGQWNLANRTVLEGKVIERWAVLDFSSYDRRFKPNSLIYNKFVQKLTMRCKKLGIHMKNPLFRELSDMRVLSDTDRLRKLLNHVYDEANHRLQILVCIMLDKHPGYNALKWICETQVGIVTELCLSKQCNMGKDHYMTNLALQINTKLGGSNFELFDPIPRLESDDHVMFIGADVNNPSPGIASSPSAAAVVATVNWPAANKYVGRYRLQKHRTEKIEDFGEMCLELINKYAELNKVKPKKIIVFRDGVSNSQFDMVLDEELVDLKNAIHCDGYSPTITLMIAQKRHLTRLFPMDNKQGVRNSNVFPGTVVDTTIVHPWKFDFYLCSHYGILGTSKPTRYYCLHDDHSFSLDDLQQLTYNLCYTHARCSKPVSLVPPAYYANTLAYRVQQYYEAWEAAATVSSSNFPLQFDSNIFKLHGDLENIMFFC, encoded by the coding sequence ATGCtaaacaaggaagaaggccagtggAACCTTGCCAACAGAACTGTCTTGGAAGGGAAGGTCATTGAGAGGTGGGCGGTCCTTGATTTTAGTTCGTATGATCGAAGGTTCAAGCCTAACTCTTTGATCTATAATAAGTTCGTACAGAAATTAACAATGCGGTGCAAAAAACTTGGGATACACATGAAGAATCCTCTCTTCCGTGAGCTCTCTGATATGCGTGTGCTCTCTGATACTGACAGGCTTCGTAAGCTCCTTAATCATGTATATGATGAGGCAAATCACAGGTTGCAGATTCTTGTTTGTATTATGTTAGACAAACATCCGGGTTATAATGCTCTCAAGTGGATTTGTGAGACACAGGTTGGCATTGTGACAGAATTGTGTTTGAGCAAACAATGCAACATGGGTAAAGACCACTACATGACAAACCTTGCTCTTCAGATCAATACAAAGCTTGGAGGCAGCAATTTTGAGCTCTTTGACCCTATTCCGCGTCTTGAAAGTGATGATCATGTGATGTTTATCGGGGCTGATGTCAATAATCCTAGTCCAGGTATTGCATCAAGCCCATCTGCTGCAGCTGTTGTTGCCACTGTAAATTGGCCTGCTGCGAACAAATATGTGGGACGGTATCGTCTTCAAAAGCATCGAACAGAGAAGATTGAAGATTTTGGGGAGATGTGTTTGGAGCTTATCAACAAATATGCTGAGCTCAACAAAGTGAAGCCGAAGAAAATTATAGTGTTCCGTGATGGGGTCAGCAACAGCCAGTTTGATATGGTTTTGGATGAAGAATTAGTTGATCTCAAGAATGCAATTCATTGTGATGGGTATTCACCAACTATCACACTCATGATTGCACAGAAGCGGCACCTAACTCGTCTATTTCCCATGGACAATAAGCAAGGAGTCCGTAATAGCAATGTTTTTCCAGGGACAGTTGTGGATACAACCATTGTGCACCCTTGGAAATTCGACTTCTACCTTTGTAGCCACTATGGGATCTTAGGAACAAGCAAGCCGACTCGCTACTATTGCCTTCATGATGATCACAGTTTCAGTTTAGATGACTTGCAGCAGTTGACATACAACCTATGCTACACCCATGCTCGATGCTCAAAACCTGTCTCCTTGGTCCCACCTGCATATTATGCCAACACTTTGGCATATAGGGTGCAACAGTACTATGAGGCATGGGAGGCAGCTGCTACTGTTTCATCTTCAAATTTTCCACTGCAATTCGATTCAAATATCTTCAAGCTGCATGGTGATCTTGAGAACATCATGTTCTTTTGTTGA
- the LOC122079568 gene encoding protein argonaute 2-like, with amino-acid sequence MDNTGRGRWRGRGGGGGGVGGRGRGRGQNRDQCSGTSNPSNYRNFPGQQKENQPDHGRSFRQEATPYQGQSGEPRSPISVHDRGLNQGPSSSQVPFAESTKPASAWVGLPWASRGGFSGGGGSSSSGRGGGSWKTDSVPGGSSSSGRGGGAWKTDSVPGGSMSSASASASASGPPISELRSLEISSTLPSSFPPESVSARRPDNGGTSCIQKVHLLANHFPINCNPGMMMLQYNINVEPELQSNHGGPSRVSNSDIRMVKNKLFSDNPEQFPPSMMAYDGGKIIVSAVELPTGKFRVDLPRGRAVKSYTLTIEFVKELELGQLEAYRNGTVPFIPRAFLQGMDLVMKENPKKHRVQIGQNFYSMNYKSDDDLGGCVVACRGFQQGLKVTSRGPALCVDYSVLPFRKPVPVLEFLLERVFGFRTDCMDNQLRDTVENELRGLKVTVSHRETNQKFEIRGLTSRTVNDLTFTLEDQDGINPSEEVRVVDYFKSKYNKEIKFKNLPCLDLGNSGKSNDVPMEFCVLVEGQIYPKDQLAKVPAMKLKDISLPKPWRRKEVIYEMAQAIDGPLRGETIWNFGIEARAQMTQVIGRVVKAPDLKLGDSSGRACKFILNKEECQWNLVGRTVLEGKDIERWAVLDFSSYDRGFKLKNSLIYDKFVQQLVMRCRKLRLPMKNPLFHELSDMHVLSDTDRLRKLLNRVYDKANRRLQILVCIMSDKHPGYNALKWICETEAGILTQLCLSERCNMGKDQYMSNVALQINTKLGGSNFELFDCLPHLESDDNVMFIGADVNHPKAGNVSRPSFAAVVATVNWPAANKYVGRYCLQKHRTEKIQDFGEMCLELINIYAELNKVKPKKIIVFRDGVSDSQFDMVLDEELLDLKNAICCEGYSPTITLVIAQKRHLTRLFPMDPKQGARNGNVFPGTVVDTTIVHPWKFDFYLCSHYGILGTSKPTHYYCLYDDHGFSSDDLQQLTYNLCYTYALCTKPVSLVPPAYYADTLAYRVQQYYEAWEAEAAASSSSSSLPLDPNSFKLHGDLEKIMFFC; translated from the exons ATGGATAACACTGGAAGAGGCAGATGGAGAGGcagaggtggtggtggaggtggagttggagggagagggagagggagaggtcaAAACCGTGATCAATGTAGTGGCACTTCAAATCCATCGAACTACCGGAATTTTCCTGGTCAGCAGAAGGAGAATCAACCAGACCATGGCCGGAGTTTCAGGCAAGAAGCCACTCCGTATCAGGGTCAATCCGGCGAACCCAGAAGCCCAATTTCAGTCCATGATCGGGGTTTAAATCAAGGACCCAGTTCGAGTCAGGTTCCATTTGCGGAATCCACCAAGCCGGCTTCGGCATGGGTGGGTTTGCCTTGGGCTAGTAGAGGGGGTTTTAGTGGAGGTGGTGGTTCCAGTAGTTCTGGACGTGGTGGAGGCTCGTGGAAGACTGATTCTGTTCCTGGTGGTTCCAGTAGTTCTGGACGTGGTGGAGGCGCGTGGAAGACTGATTCTGTTCCTGGTGGTTCCATGagttctgcttctgcttctgcttctgcctCTG GTCCACCAATATCAGAGCTAAGATCCTTAGAGATTTCAAGTACACTGCCCTCATCATTTCCTCCTGAATCTGTCTCTGCTAGAAGGCCTGATAATGGTGGAACATCTTGTATCCAAAAGGTTCACCTTCTTGCTAATCATTTCCCCATCAATTGCAATCCCGGTATGATGATGCTGCAATACAACATTAATGTTGAGCCAGAGTTGCAATCCAATCATGGTGGACCTTCTCGGGTTTCGAATTCAGACATTCGTATGGTAAAGAATAAACTATTCTCTGATAACCCAGAACAGTTTCCTCCATCCATGATGGCTTATGATGGGGGAAAGATCATTGTAAGTGCAGTGGAACTACCCACTGGGAAATTTAGGGTGGATTTGCCAAGGGGTAGGGCTGTGAAATCATATACATTAACTATAGAGTTTGTGAAGGAGCTAGAGCTTGGACAGTTGGAGGCCTACAGAAATGGCACAGTCCCCTTTATCCCTCGTGCATTCTTGCAGGGGATGGATCTTGTCATGAAGGAGAACCCAAAGAAGCATCGTGTTCAAATTGGTCAGAATTTCTATTCCATGAATTACAAAAGTGATGATGATCTTGGTGGTTGTGTTGTAGCTTGCAGGGGCTTTCAGCAGGGCTTGAAGGTTACTTCCCGGGGGCCAGCTCTATGTGTGGATTACTCTGTTTTACCATTTCGGAAGCCAGTCCCAGTCCTAGAATTCCTCTTAGAGCGTGTGTTTGGGTTTCGTACTGATTGTATGGATAACCAGTTGAGGGATACTGTTGAGAATGAATTGAGAGGGTTAAAAGTTACAGTTTCTCACAGGGAAACCAATCAAAAGTTCGAAATTAGGGGATTAACCAGTCGCACAGTGAACGATCTGACTTTCACACTTGAGGACCAGGATGGTATTAATCCATCTGAGGAGGTTAGAGTAGTGGATTATTTTAAAAGCAAATACAACAAGgagataaaattcaaaaatctaCCTTGCTTGGATTTAGGAAATAGTGGCAAGTCAAATGACGTACCTATGGAGTTCTGTGTGTTGGTAGAGGGGCAGATATATCCAAAGGATCAACTAGCCAAGGTTCCAGCCATGAAATTGAAGGACATTTCCCTGCCGAAGCCTTGGAGAAGAAAGGAGGTTATATATGAGATGGCTCAAGCAATAGATGGGCCTCTTCG AGGAGAAACCATTTGGAACTTTGGAATAGAAGCCAGAGCACAAATGACACAAGTGATTGGCCGTGTAGTCAAAGCACCTGATCTGAAACTTGGTGATAGCAGCGGTAGGGCTTGTAAATTCATTCTAAATAAGGAAGAATGCCAGTGGAACCTTGTTGGCAGAACTGTCTTGGAAGGGAAGGACATTGAGAGGTGGGCAGTACTTGATTTTAGTTCATATGATCGTGGGTTCAAGCTGAAGAATTCTTTGATCTATGATAAGTTTGTACAACAATTGGTGATGCGGTGCAGAAAACTTAGGTTACCCATGAAGAATCCTCTCTTCCATGAGCTATCAGATATGCATGTGCTCTCTGATACTGACAGGCTTCGTAAGCTCCTTAATCGTGTATATGATAAGGCAAATCGCAGGCTGCAGATTCTTGTTTGTATAATGTCAGACAAACATCCGGGTTATAATGCTCTCAAATGGATTTGTGAGACAGAGGCTGGCATTTTGACACAATTGTGTTTGAGCGAACGATGCAACATGGGTAAAGACCAGTACATGAGTAACGTTGCTCTTCAGATCAATACAAAGCTTGGAGGCAGCAATTTTGAGCTCTTTGATTGTCTTCCACATCTTGAAAGTGATGATAATGTGATGTTTATTGGGGCTGATGTCAATCATCCAAAGGCAGGTAATGTATCACGCCCATCTTTTGCAGCTGTTGTTGCCACTGTGAATTGGCCTGCTGCAAACAAATATGTAGGACGGTATTGTCTTCAAAAGCATCGAACAGAGAAGATCCAAGATTTTGGGGAGATGTGTTTGGAGCTTATCAACATATATGCTGAGCTCAACAAAGTGAAGCCGAAGAAAATTATAGTGTTCCGTGATGGGGTCAGCGACAGCCAGTTTGATATGGTTTTGGATGAAGAATTGTTGGATCTCAAAAATGCAATTTGTTGTGAAGGGTATTCACCAACTATCACACTTGTGATTGCTCAGAAGAGGCACCTAACTCGTCTCTTTCCCATGGATCCTAAGCAAGGAGCTCGTAATGGTAATGTTTTTCCAGGGACAGTTGTGGATACAACTATTGTGCACCCTTGGAAATTCGACTTCTACCTTTGTAGCCACTATGGGATCTTAGGAACGAGCAAGCCGACTCACTACTATTGCCTTTATGATGATCACGGTTTCAGTTCAGATGACTTGCAGCAGTTGACATACAACCTATGCTACACTTATGCTTTATGCACAAAACCTGTCTCCTTAGTACCCCCTGCATATTATGCCGACACTTTGGCATATAGGGTGCAACAGTACTATGAGGCATGGGAGGCTGAGGCTGctgcttcatcatcatcatcttcactgCCATTAGATCCAAATAGCTTCAAGCTGCATGGTGATCTTGAGAAAATCATGTTCTTTTGTTGA